In a genomic window of Thiosocius teredinicola:
- the ptsN gene encoding PTS IIA-like nitrogen regulatory protein PtsN produces MLPKGILTSGSVSIADPASSKKRILEQAARLLARDTDEPTAEQIFERLLERERLGSTGLAGGVALPHARMPGISDTRGAFLRLETPIEFDALDGQPVDLVFALLVPEDANEEHLQLLARLAAMFNEEELRARLREAEAKEAIAILTGHSSSHAA; encoded by the coding sequence ATGCTACCTAAAGGCATCCTCACGTCGGGCAGCGTCAGCATCGCTGACCCGGCATCGAGCAAAAAACGCATCCTCGAGCAGGCGGCACGCCTGCTCGCACGGGATACCGACGAGCCGACGGCGGAGCAGATTTTCGAACGCCTGCTCGAACGTGAGCGCCTGGGCAGCACCGGGCTTGCGGGAGGTGTGGCCTTGCCGCACGCCCGCATGCCCGGCATCAGCGACACGCGCGGCGCATTCCTGCGCCTGGAAACCCCTATCGAATTCGATGCGCTGGACGGCCAGCCGGTCGACCTGGTGTTCGCCCTGCTGGTACCGGAAGACGCCAACGAAGAACACCTTCAGCTGCTCGCCCGCCTGGCGGCGATGTTCAACGAAGAAGAGCTACGCGCGAGACTGCGCGAGGCAGAGGCGAAGGAAGCGATCGCTATCCTGACCGGCCACTCCAGCTCCCATGCCGCATAG
- a CDS encoding PTS sugar transporter subunit IIA, which yields MSVGVMLITHPGVGTAILHIATRIIGRTTVPIKCLEVPPDAALEPMCERAKAMLKVLNHGSGVLVLTDIYGATPHNIAQRIACDQSDAAVLSGLNLPMLVRVFNYPMDNLDTLTSKAAEGGTRGIMSCPVKTHNKSQESL from the coding sequence ATGAGCGTCGGGGTCATGCTGATTACGCACCCCGGGGTCGGCACCGCGATCCTGCACATCGCGACGCGCATCATCGGCCGCACGACCGTACCGATCAAATGCCTCGAGGTGCCGCCGGACGCCGCGCTCGAACCGATGTGCGAACGCGCCAAGGCGATGCTGAAGGTGCTCAATCATGGCTCCGGGGTGCTGGTGCTGACCGATATTTACGGCGCGACGCCGCACAACATTGCCCAGCGGATCGCTTGCGACCAGTCGGACGCGGCCGTGCTGTCCGGCCTCAACCTGCCGATGCTGGTGCGGGTTTTCAACTATCCGATGGACAATCTGGACACGCTGACCAGCAAGGCGGCAGAGGGCGGAACGCGCGGCATCATGAGCTGCCCGGTAAAAACGCATAACAAGTCACAGGAATCGCTTTGA
- a CDS encoding KpsF/GutQ family sugar-phosphate isomerase has product MSQKADELRQAGLSVVQIETEAVKSLEERIDANFVAACEHMLACRGRIVVTGMGKSGHIGSKIAATLASTGSPAFFVHPGEASHGDLGMITPSDVVLALSNSGETSEIVTIVPLIKRMGAPLISMTGKPESTLAREADVNLDVSVAKEACPLDLAPTASTTAALVMGDALAIALLEARAFTAEDFALSHPGGSLGRRLLLRVKDIMHEGDQIPAVNVDAPLRDALMEMTAKGLGMTAVVDHDGKAIGIFTDGDLRRCLDRGIDVREASVSEVMIPGGKRIGPDQLAVDALNLMEEKKINALLVIDGNEQLCGALNMHDLLRAGVV; this is encoded by the coding sequence ATGAGCCAAAAAGCTGATGAACTACGCCAGGCCGGGCTGAGCGTCGTCCAGATCGAGACTGAGGCGGTCAAATCGCTCGAAGAGCGGATCGACGCCAATTTCGTCGCTGCCTGCGAACACATGCTGGCCTGCCGCGGCCGCATCGTGGTGACCGGTATGGGTAAATCCGGCCACATCGGCAGCAAGATCGCCGCGACGCTGGCCAGCACCGGCAGCCCGGCGTTTTTCGTCCACCCCGGCGAAGCGAGCCACGGCGACCTGGGCATGATCACGCCGAGCGACGTCGTCCTCGCCCTGTCGAACTCGGGCGAGACCAGTGAGATCGTCACCATCGTGCCACTGATCAAGCGCATGGGGGCCCCGCTGATCAGCATGACCGGCAAGCCCGAATCGACGCTGGCCCGCGAAGCCGATGTGAATCTCGACGTCAGCGTCGCCAAAGAGGCCTGCCCGCTCGACCTGGCGCCGACAGCGAGCACCACCGCCGCGCTGGTGATGGGCGATGCGCTGGCGATCGCGCTGCTCGAAGCGCGCGCCTTCACCGCAGAAGACTTTGCCCTGTCGCACCCCGGTGGCAGCCTGGGTCGCCGACTGTTGCTGCGAGTGAAAGACATCATGCACGAAGGTGACCAGATTCCCGCCGTCAACGTCGACGCGCCGCTGCGTGATGCCCTGATGGAGATGACCGCCAAAGGGCTGGGCATGACCGCGGTCGTCGATCACGACGGCAAGGCCATCGGCATCTTCACCGACGGCGATTTGCGTCGTTGCCTCGACCGCGGGATCGACGTGCGCGAGGCGTCCGTATCCGAGGTCATGATCCCCGGCGGCAAACGCATCGGCCCGGATCAGCTGGCGGTGGATGCACTGAACCTGATGGAAGAGAAGAAAATCAATGCGTTGCTGGTGATCGACGGCAATGAACAGCTGTGCGGCGCACTCAACATGCACGATCTGCTGCGCGCCGGCGTCGTGTGA
- the lptA gene encoding lipopolysaccharide transport periplasmic protein LptA translates to MYRVNSLLALLLVVLTATATALESDKQQPIQLAADSVDVDQSKGVSIYRGDVDLRQGSIHLQADVVTVQHRGKKPSKIVAEGRPVKFSQQSNKGPVKGQARRAEYEVNSENLVLIGDAVLVQGKDSMRSDRIVYDRVRSVVKAGAAAKGKQRVQITIDPPNQ, encoded by the coding sequence ATGTACCGCGTTAATTCTCTGCTGGCGCTGTTGCTCGTCGTGCTGACCGCAACGGCCACGGCACTCGAATCAGACAAGCAACAGCCTATCCAGCTGGCGGCCGACAGCGTCGATGTCGACCAGTCGAAAGGCGTCAGTATCTACCGCGGCGACGTCGACCTGCGCCAAGGCAGCATTCATCTGCAGGCCGATGTCGTGACCGTGCAGCACCGCGGCAAAAAGCCGTCGAAAATCGTCGCCGAGGGACGCCCCGTCAAGTTCTCGCAGCAGTCCAATAAAGGACCGGTGAAAGGACAGGCGCGCCGCGCCGAATACGAGGTGAACAGCGAAAACCTCGTGTTGATCGGCGATGCCGTGCTGGTGCAGGGCAAAGACAGCATGCGCAGTGACCGCATCGTGTACGACCGGGTACGTTCGGTGGTCAAGGCCGGCGCCGCCGCGAAAGGCAAGCAGCGCGTTCAGATCACCATCGATCCGCCGAATCAATAA
- the lptB gene encoding LPS export ABC transporter ATP-binding protein, translating to MTRLAAEDLVKRYRGRSVVNGVSLYLNEGEVVGLLGPNGAGKTTTFYMMAGLIPADQGRVTLGEHDLTDKPMHARARLGLGYLAQEPSIFRRLTVAQNIIAILETRDDLDRGQREQMCDDLLREFGISHLRDNMAISLSGGERRRLEIARALAVQPRFILLDEPFAGIDPISVMDIQRIVGQLAERGIGVLITDHNVRETLGICQRAYIISEGSVLALGAPKEILENPQVRAVYLGENFRL from the coding sequence ATGACCCGACTCGCCGCCGAAGATCTGGTGAAACGCTACCGTGGGCGCTCGGTCGTCAACGGCGTGTCGCTGTACCTTAACGAAGGCGAGGTTGTGGGTCTGCTCGGCCCCAACGGAGCGGGCAAGACGACAACCTTCTACATGATGGCCGGGCTGATTCCCGCCGACCAGGGGCGGGTTACGCTCGGCGAGCACGACCTCACCGACAAACCGATGCATGCGCGTGCCCGTCTCGGCCTGGGTTACCTGGCGCAGGAACCGTCGATCTTCCGCCGACTCACGGTGGCGCAGAACATCATCGCGATCCTCGAGACGCGCGACGACCTCGATCGCGGCCAGCGCGAGCAGATGTGCGACGACCTGCTGCGCGAGTTCGGTATCAGTCACCTGCGCGACAACATGGCGATCAGCCTGTCGGGCGGTGAACGCCGGCGCCTGGAGATCGCCCGGGCTCTGGCGGTACAGCCGCGCTTCATCCTGCTCGACGAGCCATTCGCCGGCATTGACCCCATATCAGTCATGGATATCCAGCGCATTGTCGGTCAACTGGCCGAACGCGGGATCGGTGTACTGATCACCGATCACAATGTCCGCGAGACCCTTGGGATCTGTCAGCGCGCCTACATCATCAGTGAAGGCAGCGTGCTCGCACTCGGTGCGCCGAAGGAGATTCTCGAGAACCCGCAAGTCCGCGCAGTCTATCTCGGCGAGAACTTCCGGCTGTGA
- a CDS encoding calcium/sodium antiporter, producing the protein MLLAAASILFGLGFLVWGADRFVIGAAGLARNLGVPPLLIGLTVVGFGTSAPEMLVSTVAALQGNPGIAIGNALGSNIANIGLILGATALIAPLMVRSDMLRREYPLLLLVSAGTYLLLLDGKLDRFDGIVLLLGLVASMYALVRIGLKRRDHDPLVDEIEAELPTDLSTRAAAGWFVVGLIVLVVSSRMLVWGAVEVAAAFGVSDLVIGLTIVAIGTSLPELAASIMSAHKNEPDLAIGNVIGSNIWNLLAVLGIPGLLAPGLLPDEVVSRDMLVMLGLTLALFVMGRSMHTHGVINRGQGALLLAAFLAYQGWIIWQAHASAAA; encoded by the coding sequence ATGCTGCTCGCCGCCGCTTCAATCCTGTTTGGTCTCGGATTCCTGGTGTGGGGTGCCGACCGTTTCGTCATCGGTGCCGCCGGCCTGGCGCGCAACCTCGGCGTACCGCCGCTGCTGATCGGGCTCACCGTGGTAGGTTTCGGCACGTCGGCCCCGGAAATGCTGGTTTCAACGGTGGCTGCGCTGCAGGGCAATCCCGGCATCGCGATCGGTAACGCGCTGGGATCGAATATCGCCAACATCGGCCTGATCCTGGGCGCGACCGCATTGATCGCCCCGCTGATGGTGCGCTCCGACATGTTGCGCCGCGAATACCCTTTATTGCTCCTGGTATCCGCCGGCACCTATTTGTTGCTGCTGGACGGCAAGCTGGATCGCTTCGACGGCATCGTGTTGCTGCTCGGCCTGGTGGCGAGCATGTACGCGCTGGTCAGAATCGGGCTGAAACGCCGCGACCACGATCCACTGGTGGACGAGATCGAGGCCGAACTGCCGACCGACCTCAGCACCAGGGCCGCCGCCGGCTGGTTCGTCGTGGGCCTCATCGTGCTGGTGGTGAGTTCGCGGATGCTCGTGTGGGGCGCGGTCGAGGTCGCCGCAGCGTTCGGCGTCAGCGACCTGGTGATCGGCCTGACGATCGTGGCCATCGGTACCAGCCTGCCCGAGCTGGCTGCGAGTATCATGAGCGCACACAAGAACGAGCCCGACCTGGCGATCGGCAACGTCATCGGCTCCAACATCTGGAACCTGCTGGCAGTTCTCGGCATACCGGGGCTACTGGCGCCCGGCCTGTTGCCGGACGAAGTCGTCAGCCGCGACATGCTGGTGATGCTCGGCCTGACGCTGGCGCTGTTCGTCATGGGACGCAGCATGCATACCCATGGAGTGATCAACCGTGGTCAGGGCGCCCTGTTGCTGGCGGCGTTCCTCGCCTACCAGGGTTGGATCATCTGGCAAGCACACGCCAGCGCCGCGGCCTAA
- a CDS encoding RNA polymerase factor sigma-54 has translation MKPTIQLRLGQHLTMTPQLQQAIKLLQLSTLDLKQEIQEALDSNLMLETEEEGTRRDEADSERKKSENDGENASTQNNNDDSRNDPNNESEVKIESEAMPDELPVDTVWDDIYDSVTPASPGSAASSDESQDFLNQQSSGESLQDHLIWQMQLTPFSPTDLAIAEAIIDGISEDGYLTTPIEDIVTSMDDPDIETEEVEAVLHRVQAFDPPGIAARDLRECLFIQLRQLPEDFEWRERALFLIGEHFDLLAAQDEAQMKRKLKLESDDLMSVIHLIRSLNPRPGTSVASQPPTYVEPDVFVYKRNNQWRVELNPDAAPRLRVNAEYANMIRRADNSADNVTLKNHLQEARWFIKSLQSRNDTLLRVATRIVDFQRNFFEYGEEAMKPLVLRDIAEALEMHESTISRVTTQKYMHTPRGTFEFKYFFSSHVSTASGGEASATAIRALIKKLIGAEKPNKPLSDNKIAAILADQGINVARRTVAKYRESMAIPPSNERKRLA, from the coding sequence ATGAAGCCCACCATCCAGCTTCGACTGGGTCAACACCTGACGATGACGCCGCAACTGCAGCAGGCAATCAAGCTGCTGCAGCTGTCGACGCTCGATCTCAAACAGGAGATCCAGGAAGCCCTCGACTCCAACCTGATGCTCGAAACCGAAGAGGAAGGTACGCGTCGCGACGAAGCCGACAGCGAGCGCAAAAAGAGCGAGAACGACGGTGAGAATGCAAGCACCCAGAACAACAACGACGATTCGCGCAACGACCCGAACAACGAAAGCGAGGTCAAGATCGAATCCGAGGCCATGCCGGATGAACTGCCGGTCGATACCGTGTGGGATGACATCTACGACAGCGTCACACCCGCCTCTCCCGGCAGCGCCGCCAGCAGCGACGAAAGCCAGGACTTCCTGAATCAACAAAGCAGCGGCGAATCTCTGCAGGACCACCTGATCTGGCAGATGCAGCTGACGCCGTTCAGCCCGACCGACCTGGCGATTGCCGAGGCGATCATCGACGGCATCTCCGAAGACGGCTACCTGACCACGCCGATCGAAGACATCGTCACCAGCATGGATGATCCGGATATCGAGACCGAAGAGGTCGAGGCCGTGCTGCACCGCGTGCAGGCCTTTGATCCGCCTGGCATTGCGGCACGCGACCTGCGTGAATGCCTGTTCATTCAACTGCGCCAGCTGCCCGAAGACTTCGAGTGGCGCGAGCGCGCGCTGTTCCTGATCGGCGAGCACTTCGACCTGCTCGCGGCGCAGGACGAGGCGCAGATGAAGCGCAAGCTCAAGCTGGAGAGCGACGACCTGATGTCGGTCATCCACCTGATCCGCTCGCTCAACCCGCGCCCGGGTACCAGCGTTGCCAGCCAGCCGCCGACCTACGTCGAGCCCGATGTGTTCGTGTACAAACGTAACAACCAGTGGCGGGTCGAACTCAACCCGGATGCAGCCCCCCGGTTACGCGTCAACGCCGAGTATGCGAACATGATCAGGCGGGCGGACAACAGCGCCGACAACGTCACGCTGAAAAACCACCTGCAGGAGGCCCGCTGGTTCATCAAGAGCCTGCAGAGCCGCAACGATACGCTGCTGCGAGTTGCGACACGGATAGTCGACTTTCAACGCAATTTCTTCGAATATGGAGAAGAGGCCATGAAACCGCTCGTGTTGCGGGATATCGCCGAGGCGTTGGAGATGCATGAATCAACCATTTCACGGGTAACCACCCAGAAATACATGCACACCCCACGGGGCACCTTCGAGTTCAAATACTTCTTCTCCAGCCACGTGAGCACCGCCAGCGGTGGCGAGGCCTCGGCCACGGCCATTCGCGCGCTGATCAAAAAGCTGATCGGTGCGGAGAAACCCAACAAACCCCTTTCCGACAACAAGATCGCGGCCATCCTCGCTGATCAGGGGATCAACGTCGCCCGCCGCACTGTTGCCAAGTATCGTGAATCGATGGCGATCCCGCCGTCGAACGAACGCAAGCGCTTAGCTTGA
- the hprK gene encoding HPr(Ser) kinase/phosphatase, which produces MPHSIRVRDLYEALQERLQLEWLAGHSGADSTILSSSSDAGTGIIAGPLNYIHPNRVQVIGPAEERYLNSLYSPNRQQALQQLFAERPALVMLVDRVEGLPELAAMADEAGVALMRSPLGDSQVLDNLQYYASLFLSEKTTLHGVFLEVLGMGVLLTGDPAVGKSELALDLITRGSRLVADDAPEFTRIAPDIVSGTCPPILREFLEVRGLGILNIRQMFGDSSIKRTKYLRLIVHLKRMSADQISGMDRLSGAHAIRDVLGVQIPQVTVPVAPGRNLAVLVESAVRNHLLRLKGYDATEVLIERQQQAILDQS; this is translated from the coding sequence ATGCCGCATAGCATTCGCGTCCGCGACCTTTACGAAGCACTCCAGGAACGATTGCAACTCGAATGGCTGGCCGGCCACTCCGGCGCCGACAGCACCATTCTGTCGTCGAGCAGCGACGCCGGCACCGGCATCATCGCCGGCCCGCTGAACTACATCCACCCCAACCGCGTCCAGGTCATCGGACCGGCTGAAGAACGCTATCTCAACAGCCTGTATTCGCCGAACCGGCAGCAGGCACTGCAACAGTTGTTCGCCGAGCGACCGGCCCTGGTCATGCTGGTCGACCGCGTGGAAGGTCTTCCGGAACTGGCGGCCATGGCCGACGAGGCGGGTGTGGCACTGATGCGCTCGCCGCTCGGCGACAGCCAGGTCCTGGACAACCTGCAGTATTACGCTTCGCTGTTCCTGTCGGAGAAGACCACGCTGCATGGCGTGTTTCTCGAGGTACTCGGCATGGGCGTGCTGCTGACCGGCGACCCCGCAGTCGGCAAGAGCGAACTGGCGCTCGACCTGATCACCCGCGGCAGCCGCCTGGTGGCCGACGACGCACCCGAGTTCACCCGGATCGCGCCGGACATCGTCAGCGGCACCTGCCCGCCGATCCTGCGCGAGTTTCTCGAGGTACGCGGCCTGGGCATCCTGAATATTCGCCAGATGTTCGGCGACAGCTCAATCAAGCGCACCAAGTATCTGCGCCTGATCGTGCACCTCAAGCGCATGTCGGCGGACCAGATCTCCGGCATGGACCGTTTATCGGGGGCGCATGCGATCCGCGATGTACTCGGCGTGCAGATTCCCCAGGTCACCGTGCCGGTGGCCCCCGGCCGCAACCTCGCCGTGCTGGTTGAATCGGCAGTGCGCAACCACCTGCTGCGCTTGAAGGGCTACGATGCCACCGAGGTGCTGATCGAACGCCAGCAGCAGGCGATCCTCGACCAATCGTGA
- the hpf gene encoding ribosome hibernation-promoting factor, HPF/YfiA family, translating into MQVNLTGHHVDITDSMRAYVDEKIARLERHFDHVTNVHVILSVEKLTKKAEATVHIAGADVFADSTHEDMYAAIDSLVDKLDRQVIRHKEKIKSHRGNGHKDASVEAAG; encoded by the coding sequence ATGCAAGTCAACCTGACCGGTCACCATGTCGACATCACCGACTCGATGCGTGCCTACGTTGACGAGAAGATCGCCCGACTCGAGCGTCACTTCGACCACGTCACCAACGTACACGTCATCCTGAGTGTTGAAAAACTCACCAAGAAGGCCGAAGCCACCGTGCATATCGCCGGTGCCGACGTCTTTGCGGATTCCACTCACGAAGACATGTACGCTGCCATCGACTCGCTTGTCGACAAACTGGATCGTCAGGTCATCCGCCACAAAGAAAAGATCAAGAGCCACCGTGGCAACGGACACAAAGATGCGTCCGTCGAAGCGGCGGGATGA
- the rapZ gene encoding RNase adapter RapZ, whose product MSTDPAQNDTPSVILVTGLSGSGKSIALHVLEDVGYYCIDNLPVSLFDALVRDITVNPTKARSPFAIGIDARNPGTELDRLPGMIKRLRDHGVDCEVVFLDAEDAILIQRFSETRRRHPLTDDGTTLEQAIKLERELLEPLLDLARLKIDTSRTTLHELRELIRARVAERESGEMSIMLQSFGFKHGVPRNADFVFDARCLPNPHWHPDLRPLTGKDAEVAAFLGDDLQVKSMLSHICDFLTHWIPCFEREGRSYLTVAVGCTGGQHRSVFLIENIAKFLTSQGRQVVTSHRELP is encoded by the coding sequence ATGTCGACCGATCCTGCGCAAAACGATACGCCCAGCGTCATTCTGGTAACCGGCCTTTCCGGCTCCGGCAAGAGTATCGCCTTGCACGTTCTGGAAGACGTCGGTTACTACTGCATCGACAACCTGCCGGTCAGCCTGTTCGACGCCTTGGTGCGCGACATCACCGTCAACCCGACCAAGGCGCGCAGCCCGTTTGCCATCGGCATCGACGCGCGCAATCCAGGCACCGAGCTCGACCGCCTGCCCGGCATGATCAAGCGCCTGCGCGATCACGGCGTCGACTGCGAGGTGGTATTCCTCGATGCCGAAGATGCGATCCTGATTCAGCGCTTCAGTGAAACCCGCCGGCGACACCCGTTGACCGACGACGGTACCACCCTCGAGCAGGCGATCAAGCTCGAACGCGAGCTGCTCGAACCGTTGCTCGATCTGGCACGCCTGAAGATCGACACCTCGCGCACCACGCTACACGAGCTGCGCGAATTGATTCGTGCGCGCGTTGCCGAACGCGAAAGCGGCGAGATGTCGATCATGCTGCAGTCGTTCGGCTTCAAACACGGTGTGCCGCGCAATGCCGATTTCGTGTTCGACGCGCGCTGCCTGCCCAACCCGCATTGGCATCCGGACCTGCGGCCACTCACCGGCAAAGATGCCGAAGTCGCTGCGTTTCTCGGCGACGACCTGCAGGTCAAGAGCATGCTCAGCCACATCTGCGACTTCCTGACCCACTGGATTCCCTGTTTCGAACGCGAAGGCCGCAGCTATCTGACCGTTGCGGTCGGCTGCACCGGTGGACAGCATCGCTCTGTCTTCCTGATCGAGAACATCGCCAAGTTCCTCACTTCTCAGGGTCGCCAGGTCGTTACAAGCCATCGGGAACTGCCATGA
- a CDS encoding ABC transporter ATP-binding protein, whose protein sequence is MSRNTPATDVLVRIRGLKFYRGSRAIFDGVDIDIPRGSVTAIMGPSGTGKTTLLKLIGGQLKPDAGTIEVDGQNVHALSTRELYRLRMRMGMLFQSGALLTDLSVFDNVAYPLREHTRLNASMIRKLVLMKLEAVGLRGAYSLMPAELSGGMARRVALARAIALDPMMIMYDEPFTGQDPISMGVLVQLIRRLNDAARITSMVVSHDVAETARIADLIYVISGGKVIESGSPQKLRESGGEWTRQFIEGLPDGPVPFHYPAPELEADLFGGAA, encoded by the coding sequence ATGAGCCGAAATACCCCCGCAACTGACGTTTTGGTCCGCATCCGCGGGCTCAAGTTTTACCGTGGTTCGCGGGCGATCTTCGATGGTGTCGATATCGATATTCCACGCGGCAGCGTGACAGCGATCATGGGGCCGTCGGGCACCGGCAAAACCACCCTGCTCAAGCTGATCGGCGGGCAGTTGAAACCGGACGCCGGCACCATCGAGGTCGATGGTCAGAATGTGCATGCCTTGTCGACCCGCGAGCTGTACCGCCTGCGTATGCGCATGGGCATGCTGTTTCAAAGCGGCGCGTTGCTTACCGATCTTTCGGTGTTCGACAACGTGGCCTACCCGCTACGCGAACACACCCGGCTGAATGCCTCGATGATCCGCAAGCTGGTGCTGATGAAGCTCGAGGCCGTCGGCCTGCGCGGGGCTTACAGCCTGATGCCGGCGGAATTGTCCGGCGGCATGGCGCGTCGTGTCGCGCTCGCCAGGGCGATCGCGCTTGATCCGATGATGATCATGTACGACGAACCATTTACCGGCCAGGACCCGATCTCGATGGGCGTGCTGGTGCAGCTGATCCGCCGTCTGAATGATGCGGCGCGTATCACCAGCATGGTGGTGTCGCACGATGTCGCCGAGACGGCGCGCATCGCCGATCTGATCTACGTGATCTCCGGTGGCAAGGTGATCGAGTCGGGTTCGCCGCAGAAATTGCGCGAATCGGGCGGCGAATGGACCCGGCAGTTCATCGAAGGGCTGCCTGACGGGCCGGTGCCGTTCCACTACCCGGCACCGGAGCTCGAAGCCGACCTTTTCGGGGGTGCCGCGTGA
- the kdsC gene encoding 3-deoxy-manno-octulosonate-8-phosphatase KdsC: MQDIQDKAAAIRLVIFDVDGVLTDGSLYIGDDGQEYKAFNSKDGHGMVMLQHTGVEIAIITGRTSEVVRIRMASLGIERVYQGKKEKLPAYEELKKESGFEDSQIAYVGDDVVDLPVMTKVGLAIAVQDAHYLTKQHAHWVTPSGGGRGAAREVCELLMDAQGTLESSLQHYVD, encoded by the coding sequence ATGCAGGATATTCAAGACAAGGCCGCTGCCATTCGTCTGGTGATCTTCGATGTCGACGGCGTCCTGACCGACGGCAGCCTGTACATCGGCGATGACGGCCAGGAATACAAGGCGTTCAATTCCAAGGACGGCCACGGCATGGTGATGCTGCAACACACCGGCGTGGAGATCGCCATCATCACCGGGCGTACGTCCGAAGTCGTCCGTATTCGCATGGCCAGCCTCGGTATCGAGCGCGTCTACCAGGGCAAAAAAGAAAAGCTGCCGGCCTACGAGGAACTGAAAAAGGAATCGGGTTTCGAAGACAGCCAGATCGCCTACGTCGGCGACGACGTGGTCGACCTGCCGGTGATGACCAAGGTCGGGCTGGCGATCGCGGTGCAGGACGCCCACTACCTCACCAAGCAGCACGCGCATTGGGTAACACCCAGCGGCGGCGGCCGTGGTGCGGCGCGCGAGGTCTGCGAACTGCTGATGGACGCCCAGGGCACGCTCGAATCCTCGTTGCAGCACTACGTCGATTGA
- the lptC gene encoding LPS export ABC transporter periplasmic protein LptC, which produces MRQFRPVFALLLLAAALFSWWMVETGPIAPTPAKPSGPREIDYHITGLNVLRMTEAGKPAHRLIATKVKHFTDDDTTELADPKLTVFQDNAPPWQIDSETAWLSADGSLLLLSGEVIIDREGDAQNAPVHLVTSEVRVQPEQDYAETDEHVRVDSDGDWVESVGLQAWLRSPSKLKFLSQVKGYYVPR; this is translated from the coding sequence ATGCGCCAGTTCCGCCCGGTCTTTGCCCTGCTGTTGCTGGCCGCTGCGCTGTTCAGTTGGTGGATGGTGGAAACCGGGCCGATCGCGCCAACGCCCGCCAAACCCAGCGGGCCGCGCGAGATCGATTACCACATCACCGGGTTGAACGTGCTGCGCATGACCGAGGCCGGCAAACCGGCACACCGCCTGATCGCGACCAAGGTGAAGCATTTCACCGACGACGACACCACCGAGCTGGCCGACCCCAAGCTGACCGTGTTTCAGGACAATGCGCCCCCCTGGCAGATCGACTCGGAGACGGCCTGGCTGTCGGCCGACGGCAGCCTGCTGTTGTTGTCCGGCGAGGTGATCATCGATCGAGAGGGCGATGCGCAGAACGCGCCGGTGCACCTGGTGACGAGCGAGGTTCGCGTACAGCCCGAACAAGACTATGCGGAAACCGACGAACACGTTAGGGTGGACAGCGATGGCGACTGGGTTGAATCCGTCGGCCTGCAGGCGTGGCTGCGTTCGCCATCGAAACTGAAATTTCTCTCGCAGGTAAAAGGCTACTATGTACCGCGTTAA
- a CDS encoding HPr family phosphocarrier protein, translating to MLSREITIINKLGLHARAAAKLVNIANGFGAEVMIEKNGQRVNGKSIMGVMMLAASCGTVLQINVNGEGENEAMQALVELIDNKFGEAE from the coding sequence ATGCTTTCGCGCGAAATCACCATCATCAACAAACTCGGCCTTCACGCTCGTGCGGCAGCCAAGTTGGTGAACATCGCCAACGGTTTCGGCGCCGAGGTCATGATCGAGAAGAACGGCCAACGAGTGAACGGCAAAAGCATCATGGGCGTCATGATGCTGGCAGCAAGTTGCGGTACGGTGCTGCAGATCAACGTCAACGGCGAGGGGGAAAACGAAGCCATGCAGGCCTTGGTCGAGCTGATAGACAACAAATTCGGTGAGGCCGAATGA